In Cololabis saira isolate AMF1-May2022 chromosome 1, fColSai1.1, whole genome shotgun sequence, the following proteins share a genomic window:
- the LOC133461605 gene encoding uncharacterized protein LOC133461605, producing MGRDKTTLFLSVLLTLAPICTGAEYCPIGTTTCPSLPVKNLTCYNDFYRTITCEWNSTSESHHNCSIHAVSHCASLKASCKMKPDVFKPAIKRCSLTFSKLYSFNSYENMSLDLSCNNLKQSLSINYIPKCHIKVNPPGKPHVNLTTVSWHPQIPQHIRIKDFETQLEWKQQDKSWDDASVQIKISTCKNECKVELDTELLMQGETYEARARVKSTKYSGTWSDWSPTELWVSSVGEIKPSGKVHTWNMVLVGSGVVLVILLCFFLKNKKSTWVIVLKRISGPPLPNPAKSENIHSWLNPYFTSESFYSLKPEKIDSLEVNSTKHAVKPYGLDVKMLKNKLICKSTGSNFSNPSYSELCSSSPVSSLTAGNLLPCEADSPYGPSAGQGGGKISKPDSEDVAEKLKLLSNAISNTEPVQVITDYEKIEKLHHEDLMLKSVDSDMCISGEVTQEATETQELMEGDIIKKADGHDKCTPCKEEKDGCDGMTVDFQRIFRSSGGIFGKDSIQVCSDYEQVPRRQGHSPELPSVDSGVSSGGEEHESQEESMEIGDESTCFPPPHPSVFSSSLLPLTQKSFNSGVGDTIKDQVHTDQGRVDRNLQVEAKRRVAQHRQSVSATGGGQCTPEPTPLDTKIASILGTASVCGVVSEREGDTDLAETKEESVDTTYFVMSPIAFDESVLGI from the exons ATGGGGAGAGACAAGACAACCCTTTTCCTGTCTGTTCTCCTGACTTTGGCTCCGATCTGCACCGGAGCCGAATACTGCCCCATTGGAACCACAACTTGTCCCAGCCTCCCAGTTAAAA ATCTGACTTGCTACAATGATTTCTATCGAACCATCACTTGTGAGTGGAACAGCACATCTGAATCTCATCACAACTGCTCAATTCATGCTGTGTCTCATTGCGC TTCACTGAAGGCATCCTGTAAGATGAAGCCTGACGTCTTCAAGCCAGCCATAAAAAGGTGCTCCCTGACCTTTAGCAAACTATACAGT ttTAACTCCTATGAGAACATGTCCCTTGATCTAAGCTGTAACAATCTGAAACAATCGCTTTCGATTAACTACATCCCAAAATGTCACA TAAAGGTGAATCCGCCAGGGAAACCCCATGTCAACTTGACCACGGTATCTTGGCACCCTCAAATACCGCAGCACATAAGGATTAAGGATTTTGAAACGCAGCTGGAGTGGAAACAACAGGACAAGTCATGGGAT GATGCATCTGTGCAGATTAAAATCTCCACCTGCAAGAACGAGTGTAAGGTGGAGCTTGATACCGAGCTGCTGATGCAAGGCGAGACATACGAAGCGCGTGCTCGTGTGAAGTCTACAAAATATTCCGGAACCTGGAGTGATTGGAGTCCCACTGAATTATGGGTGTCAAGTGTGGGAGAAATCAAACCATCAG GAAAAGTTCATACTTGGAATATGGTTCTCGTGGGCTCAGGAGTGGTTCTTGTCATTCTGCTTTGTTTTTTCCTCAAGAATAAAAAATCCACGTG GGTTATTGTCCTAAAGAGGATCTCAGGTCCACCACTACCAAACCCGGCAAAGTCTGAAAACATCCAT AGTTGGTTGAATCCTTACTTCACCAGTGAATCCTTTTATTCCTTGAAACCAGAGAAAATCGACTCTTTAGAGGTAAACTCCACCAAACATGCTGTCAAACCCTATGGGCTCGATGTGAAAATGCTGAAAAACAAGCTGATCTGCAAATCTACCGGCTCCAACTTCTCCAACCCAAGTTACTCCGAGCTTTGTTCTTCTTCTCCCGTTTCTTCACTCACTGCTGGGAATCTGTTGCCTTGTGAAGCCGATAGTCCTTATGGACCGTCTGCTGGTCAGGGAGGAGGAAAAATCTCAAAACCGGATAGTGAGGATGTGGCAGAGAAGCTAAAGTTGCTTTCTAATGCCATCAGCAACACTGAGCCCGTTCAGGTAATTACAGATTACGAAAAGATTGAGAAACTCCACCACGAGGACCTCATGTTGAAGAGCGTAGATTCAGACATGTGCATTTCTGGAGAGGTCACTCAAGAGGCCACTGAAACTCAAGAGCTTATGGAAGGGGATATCATCAAGAAGGCTGATGGGCATGATAAATGCACTCCGTGTAAGGAAGAAAAAGACGGATGTGATGGTATGACTGTTGATTTTCAAAGAATTTTCAGGAGCAGTGGAGGCATTTTTGGAAAAGACTCTATTCAAGTTTGTTCTGATTATGAACAAGTCCCAAGGCGACAGGGTCATAGCCCAGAGCTTCCAAGCGTGGATTCAGGTGTAAGCAGTGGAGGTGAGGAGCATGAGAGTCAAGAGGAGAGTATGGAGATTGGTGATGAGTCCACATGTTTCCCACCTCCTCATCCTTCAGTCTTCTCATCCTCTTTGCTTCCTTTGACACAAAAGTCTTTCAACTCAG gtgtgggaGACACAATCAAGGATCAGGTGCACACAGACCAGGGCAGGGTGGACAGGAACCTACAG GTGGAAGCCAAAAGGAGAGTGGCCCAGCACCGTCAGAGCGTGTCTGCGACAGGTGGGGGCCAGTGCACACCCGAGCCCACACCGCTGGACACCAAAATAGCCTCCATCCTTGGGACGGCCAGCGTGTGTGGTGTAGTGTCGGAGAGGGAAGGAGACACTGATTTGGCGGAGACCAAAGAGGAGAGCG TTGACACCACCTATTTTGTCATGTCCCCGATAGCCTTCGATGAAAGTGTACTTGGAATATAA